A region of the Fusobacterium sp. SYSU M8D902 genome:
TAAAGTACGCCAAAATTTAAAGAAAAATATTTGAATTTATTTTTTAAAATTTGCTTGACAATTCATAGTTGGTCTCCATTGTATTAATAATCTATTTTAAAAAACTTCGCTTCCTAATTCATTTTGTAACTCTCTATATTTAAAAAATAAAAATCTCATATACTCATACTCAAAAGGTGATCCTGTTTGGTAATATTCAAACTGTACATTAGCTCTAGTATTCACTGCTGAAACTGTTGTTACACCTATACTATTTAGTTCATCTAGATCACTTGCTCTATAGATTGCTCCTCTTCCAAAAGTATCTACTCCCTTTCCAAAAGCATCTCTTACAAAACTTGGACCCAGAATAGGTAGAACTAAGTATGGTCCCTTTCCAATTCCATAACGAGCCAATGTCAATCCAAAATCCTCATATGGCTTAGGCATTCCCAATGATGAAGCTACATCTACTAAACCACCAAAACCTAAAGCTGTATTTATAGTAAATCTCCCTATAGCTCTCATTGCCTTTCCTATCTTAAACTGCAAAAGTGAGTTACTTGTTACAGATATATAATCTGTATTTTCAAAGAAATTTTTAACTCCTGTTCTAATTGGCTTCGGTGTCACTGTCTTATAAAATCTCACTGTTGGTAAAAATATATACTTGTCAAATTGATAGTTGAAGTAGTATACTCTCCTATTCAATGGTTCAAATGGATCATACACTTCAAAATACTTAAATGATTCCTTACTATTTTTCTCCAACTCTTGAGCAAAGCTTGTAAAGGATAGAAGTAAAAGTATAATCACTAATATCTTACTAAATCTCATGACTTAACTCCCCCTTTTCTAAAAACTCTAACATTATTTTTACATTTGTACTAAAAAACATATTTCCACAATGTCCACCATATGGATAGATTAATAATCTATTTCCAAAAGTTGATTTAAGAAATTCAAAATCACTCTCATCTAAAATTAGTTCATCTGCATTTGTTACCACAGCTATTTTTGAGCTATTTTTTAAATAATCCTCTATATTATTCAGTCTAGCTCTCTCTACCAACTGCTCTAACTTGAGATCTTCTCCTAGTTTTTCACGATAATATGGAAGTGCAACTCTATTTATATACTCATCAAAAGTTGCAAAATTTATCTTCTCAAAATATCCAAACATTGGTGTAAATTTTCCAACTGGTTCTTTTACATAGACCTTTCTATTATTTATCACATCAGTAATGTAGTTTAAATCAATAGATGTCAATCTAAAAGCTCCTCCAATTAGCTCTTGCATCTCTTTATTGGTCAATTTATTTTTAGAAAATAGCTTGTAAATAGTCTCTATATCTATTGAAGTATACTCAGGTAAAGTACTGCTAACTACTGTATCTATAATCTTTTCTATCAAACCACCTATTTTTTCAGCTCTCTCGTTTTCAGGAAAATCTAGGTAATTATCCAACTTCAAAGCAGAATTATAGAGATTTACTGCTGGATTAATCATAAATACCCTCTTAAAATTAAACTCTTTCTCTGACTCATCTATATAGGATAATATTCCTGCCTCTGTTGCTCCTAAACTATATCCAACTACATAAAAGTCACTTACCTTTATTTTTTTAGATATTCTTTTATTAATCTCTTTCATTATGTTGTAGATATCCTTTGAGTCCTCCATTATTAATCCAGGCATACGTGAACTAGACCCATTAATAATAAAATTATTATTCATTGGAGAAGAAATCGAAACAACATGATAACCTGCATCATAGAATATTCTCTGGAAATACTCCATTCTGATAGAATTATGAGATGACCCTGTCCCAGCCAACAAAAATATCAAAGGTGCCTCTGTCTTTTGTGGTACCAATGAGAACTTAAAACCCTCATTATACCAAAACTCTTCACCAACTGCCTTTGTCCAAGGTAGCTTTATACTATACTCTTTTCTTGGAACTTTTGTGCTCACTCCCTCAACCATTAAATTTGAACTTCCAAATATTGTTGCTATATTGGGATTATGAAATGGATAATCATAGTTTCCAAAAGAGAGTGTAGTTATAAATATATAAAATATTCCTAATAATTTCTTCATACTATCCTCCAACTATTTAATCTGTACTTTATATTCTACTTCATAAATACTGTTTTTTCAATGAAAAAATGATTATTATATAAAAAAGAGGCAATTTTTATACTGCCCCTCACCTTTTTTATTCAGTAATTGTAACTCTTTCACTCACAATTACTTTTACTTTCTGTATCCTCTTATCCTTCATTAATAGGACTTTTAAAATTACATTTTCATACTCTAAAACTATCTTCTCCTTATCATTTGGAATACGTTCTAGCTCTCCTATTATAAATCCAGATAAGGTATCATAATTATCTGAATATAGTTTAGTTCCCAATTGATAATTTAGAGTATCTAGAGAAAATAATCCATCAACCACATAGATATTTTCATTTATCTTTTTCATTTTTGGATCATGATTTTCATGCTCATCTTCTATTGTTCCTACTATCTCTTCTATTAAATCTTCAATTGTAACAATTCCCGAGAATCCACCATATTCATCTATCAATATTGATATAAATGTTTTTGAATCTCTCATCTCTTTAAATAGTACATCTATTTTCTTAGTTTCAGGTATAAAGTATGGAACTCTCAATATAGAACGGATATCCACATTTTCAAAACCTTTTTTTCTAGCTTCTAATATAAAATCTTTAATAAATAACACACCTATTATATTATCCACTTCATCTTTATAGACAGGAATTCTTGAGTATTTTTTTGATAATAACTCATCTAAGTACTCCTCTAATGGTAGCTCTATATCTATCATATAAGTATCTGTCCTCGGGGTCATAACCTCTCTAGCACATTTATCATCAAATGATAAAACAGAGGTTATCATATCTTTTTCCGTCTTGTTAAACACTCCATGAATCTGTCCCACTTCCAATAGAGATTTTATCTCCTCTTCTGAGATCTTTTCCTCAATATTATCCAACTTATATCCCAATAGCGTCAAAATAACATTTGTTGAGACAGATAATAATTTTATAAATGGGTATGCCACCTTAGCAATGAGATATATTGGTTTTATAGCAAACATACTTATTGCTTCAGCCCTATGCAATGCTATTCTCTTAGGAACTAACTCTCCAAATACCAAAGTAAAATACGATAAAACAATTGTTACAATCACAATAGATATCTCTTTGG
Encoded here:
- a CDS encoding VacJ family lipoprotein — protein: MRFSKILVIILLLLSFTSFAQELEKNSKESFKYFEVYDPFEPLNRRVYYFNYQFDKYIFLPTVRFYKTVTPKPIRTGVKNFFENTDYISVTSNSLLQFKIGKAMRAIGRFTINTALGFGGLVDVASSLGMPKPYEDFGLTLARYGIGKGPYLVLPILGPSFVRDAFGKGVDTFGRGAIYRASDLDELNSIGVTTVSAVNTRANVQFEYYQTGSPFEYEYMRFLFFKYRELQNELGSEVF
- a CDS encoding serine/threonine protein kinase, producing the protein MKKLLGIFYIFITTLSFGNYDYPFHNPNIATIFGSSNLMVEGVSTKVPRKEYSIKLPWTKAVGEEFWYNEGFKFSLVPQKTEAPLIFLLAGTGSSHNSIRMEYFQRIFYDAGYHVVSISSPMNNNFIINGSSSRMPGLIMEDSKDIYNIMKEINKRISKKIKVSDFYVVGYSLGATEAGILSYIDESEKEFNFKRVFMINPAVNLYNSALKLDNYLDFPENERAEKIGGLIEKIIDTVVSSTLPEYTSIDIETIYKLFSKNKLTNKEMQELIGGAFRLTSIDLNYITDVINNRKVYVKEPVGKFTPMFGYFEKINFATFDEYINRVALPYYREKLGEDLKLEQLVERARLNNIEDYLKNSSKIAVVTNADELILDESDFEFLKSTFGNRLLIYPYGGHCGNMFFSTNVKIMLEFLEKGELSHEI
- a CDS encoding hemolysin family protein, with translation MDTGPQFNVFFNLLFLVFLTMTNAFFACTEIAMVSINKNKINLLAEEGDKKAKLIQKILEEPTNFLSTIQVAITLSGFFASASAATGFAEVLSRRLEFLNSAYTKEISIVIVTIVLSYFTLVFGELVPKRIALHRAEAISMFAIKPIYLIAKVAYPFIKLLSVSTNVILTLLGYKLDNIEEKISEEEIKSLLEVGQIHGVFNKTEKDMITSVLSFDDKCAREVMTPRTDTYMIDIELPLEEYLDELLSKKYSRIPVYKDEVDNIIGVLFIKDFILEARKKGFENVDIRSILRVPYFIPETKKIDVLFKEMRDSKTFISILIDEYGGFSGIVTIEDLIEEIVGTIEDEHENHDPKMKKINENIYVVDGLFSLDTLNYQLGTKLYSDNYDTLSGFIIGELERIPNDKEKIVLEYENVILKVLLMKDKRIQKVKVIVSERVTITE